The Gordonibacter urolithinfaciens genome contains a region encoding:
- a CDS encoding CynX/NimT family MFS transporter — protein sequence MQEKLYPWRWAILIGMTVLLVSLQFSFIVPGGAAILVMQQYQCEPMMFSMIMSIPYFSGVLFCMAGGVLADRLGLGKVFAAAFVVSLLGAFARCFSADYWTLFASSFFMGMGVAALNANSAKLLRLWFPGTANSFAMGVYTAGMSAGAALAIWYGSRVASIQDAWWFSFGLMVVGVMAWFAVYRKHPDGEHRSVEPVGTYLRVVVRNGHVWAVAIVALLVFGMTNVNGSYMVAAVTTLMGDPSLTAVAGDLSTLNTVIACVASMALPVVFAKLFKNMRAPFIICLVGTAACFALVFFLPYGPLTWALFCIQPMLMASVMPFTKMLPTLLPSVKPEHYGVVGGIQATLQNFGMFLIASYVISPLAIAATGAVDGVPYYQGVYVATAVLCLVAAASLFLFPNVRSSVARKIADEQAAAPDEQAE from the coding sequence ATGCAAGAGAAACTCTATCCGTGGCGATGGGCCATCCTGATAGGCATGACGGTGCTGCTCGTGAGCCTGCAGTTCTCGTTCATCGTGCCGGGCGGCGCGGCGATTCTGGTGATGCAGCAGTACCAGTGCGAGCCCATGATGTTCTCCATGATCATGTCCATTCCGTACTTCTCGGGCGTGCTGTTCTGCATGGCCGGTGGCGTGCTGGCCGACCGCCTGGGCCTCGGCAAGGTGTTCGCGGCGGCGTTCGTCGTGTCGCTTCTGGGCGCGTTCGCGCGCTGCTTCTCGGCCGACTACTGGACGCTCTTCGCCTCGAGCTTCTTCATGGGCATGGGCGTGGCGGCGCTCAACGCGAACTCCGCGAAGCTCCTGCGCCTGTGGTTCCCCGGGACGGCGAACTCGTTCGCCATGGGCGTGTACACGGCCGGCATGTCGGCCGGCGCAGCGCTGGCCATCTGGTACGGCTCGCGCGTGGCCTCCATCCAGGACGCGTGGTGGTTCAGCTTCGGCCTCATGGTGGTGGGCGTGATGGCGTGGTTCGCGGTGTATCGCAAGCATCCCGACGGCGAGCACCGCTCGGTCGAGCCGGTGGGCACGTACCTGCGCGTGGTGGTGAGGAACGGGCACGTGTGGGCCGTGGCCATCGTGGCGCTTCTGGTGTTCGGCATGACGAACGTGAACGGCTCCTACATGGTGGCTGCCGTGACCACGCTCATGGGCGATCCGAGCCTTACGGCCGTGGCGGGCGACCTGTCCACGCTGAACACGGTGATCGCCTGCGTGGCTTCCATGGCGCTGCCGGTGGTGTTCGCGAAGCTTTTCAAGAACATGCGGGCGCCCTTCATCATCTGCCTCGTGGGCACCGCCGCGTGCTTCGCGCTCGTGTTCTTCCTGCCGTACGGGCCTCTCACCTGGGCGCTCTTCTGCATACAGCCCATGCTCATGGCCTCGGTCATGCCGTTCACGAAGATGCTCCCCACGCTGCTTCCCAGCGTGAAGCCCGAGCACTACGGCGTGGTGGGCGGCATCCAGGCCACGCTCCAGAACTTCGGCATGTTCCTCATCGCGTCCTACGTGATCTCGCCCCTCGCCATCGCGGCGACGGGGGCCGTGGACGGCGTGCCGTACTACCAGGGCGTCTACGTGGCCACGGCCGTGCTCTGCCTCGTTGCCGCGGCGTCGCTCTTCCTGTTCCCGAACGTGCGCAGCTCCGTGGCACGCAAGATAGCCGACGAGCAGGCGGCCGCTCCCGACGAGCAGGCGGAGTAA
- a CDS encoding oxidoreductase — MANIGEYGLLIDYQYCSGCHACEVACKKEHDLPKGDFGIKIVQDGPRQCSDGVWEYDHLPVPTHLCDLCAVRVEAGKLPTCVHHCQAGVMVYGTLEELAAKAKAAAKDKMVIFAK; from the coding sequence ATGGCAAACATCGGCGAATACGGCCTTCTGATCGACTACCAGTACTGCTCGGGTTGCCACGCCTGCGAGGTGGCCTGCAAGAAGGAGCACGACCTGCCCAAGGGCGACTTCGGCATCAAGATCGTGCAGGACGGCCCGCGCCAGTGCTCCGACGGCGTGTGGGAGTACGACCACCTGCCCGTGCCCACGCACCTGTGCGACCTGTGCGCCGTGCGCGTGGAGGCCGGCAAGCTTCCCACCTGCGTGCACCACTGCCAGGCCGGCGTCATGGTCTACGGCACGCTGGAGGAGCTCGCCGCCAAGGCGAAGGCGGCCGCGAAGGACAAGATGGTGATCTTCGCGAAGTAG
- a CDS encoding molybdopterin-dependent oxidoreductase, whose amino-acid sequence MEYNNEYNLDLYPKKLHWKEGDLTATRTTMWSGPGCHEGCQVIFYTDDDGKLVKVEGDPNSPFNQGRLCMRCLELPELVNHEERLRYPLKRAGERGEDKWERVSWDEAYDLIEEKVRAFQEKDGPESIISMIGTGRNVSQVIAHNQYANFGGPDLTLCFLSGDSCMLPRTALCYVVMGNQWVADMSQFRPDRYENDPEWQIPECIVIWGTNPVVCNSDAFLGHWIVEAMKRGSKLVTIDPQLTWIASKSKYWLRLRPGTDAALALGMMNVIIGEDLVDHDFIDKWTYGYEALAERVKDYPVEKVAEICWVEPELIVEAARFYAKAHPSTIQWGLAVDMSKIGTPTAHAIACLAGITGNIDNPGGNILIDQACGLEFGYNSGIEYLKEGMVEKRLGNSKYNLKKYGFTASSQSDCILVACETGLDEKGDPRPVNMLWIQSSNPITNMGQDAPRIYRAMKNVPFICVVDLFKTPFAVACADLLLPCAMSNERDCIRVWFDPVRSLTKCSSFYEAKEDEQIMIDLGHRLNPDAWPEWVKEPRDYMNWRLQVGNCGFTMEELENEHAGMIYNDFRYYKYEKGLLRPDGQPGFMTPTGRYEFYISLFDSWGVDALPYYEEPPTSPVATPELAEEYPLVLTTGKRSFEFFHSEWRQANTTSRELHPVPYFDIHPDTAAKYGLHEGEWAWIENQMGKCRQVVRLNATLDERVVSTEHGWWFPEQEAAEPSLFGVFDCNPNNLIPMCENGDSGYGAPIKCGMAKVYPCTPENSAPEDQPTYQVTATNGYTHGPSHKSDTPSFYDQNK is encoded by the coding sequence ATGGAGTACAACAACGAGTACAACCTTGACCTGTACCCGAAGAAGCTGCACTGGAAGGAAGGCGACCTCACCGCCACGCGCACGACCATGTGGTCGGGCCCGGGCTGCCACGAGGGATGCCAGGTCATCTTCTACACGGACGACGACGGCAAGCTCGTGAAGGTGGAGGGCGACCCCAACAGCCCGTTCAACCAGGGGCGCCTCTGCATGCGCTGCCTGGAGCTGCCCGAGCTCGTGAACCACGAGGAGCGCCTGCGCTACCCCCTGAAGCGCGCAGGCGAGCGCGGCGAGGACAAGTGGGAGCGCGTGAGCTGGGACGAGGCCTACGACCTCATCGAGGAGAAGGTGCGCGCGTTCCAGGAGAAGGACGGCCCCGAGTCCATCATCTCCATGATCGGCACCGGCCGCAACGTATCGCAGGTTATCGCGCACAACCAGTACGCTAACTTCGGCGGCCCCGACCTCACGCTCTGCTTCCTGTCGGGCGACTCGTGCATGCTGCCCCGCACGGCGCTCTGCTACGTGGTCATGGGCAACCAGTGGGTGGCAGACATGAGCCAGTTCCGCCCCGACCGCTACGAGAACGACCCCGAGTGGCAGATTCCCGAGTGCATCGTCATCTGGGGCACGAACCCGGTGGTGTGCAACTCCGACGCCTTCCTCGGCCACTGGATCGTGGAGGCCATGAAGCGCGGCAGCAAGCTCGTGACCATCGACCCGCAGCTCACGTGGATCGCCTCCAAGTCGAAGTACTGGCTGCGCCTGCGCCCCGGCACCGACGCGGCGCTCGCCCTCGGCATGATGAACGTCATCATCGGCGAGGACCTCGTGGACCACGACTTCATCGACAAGTGGACCTACGGCTACGAGGCGCTCGCCGAGCGCGTGAAAGACTATCCGGTTGAGAAGGTGGCCGAGATCTGCTGGGTCGAGCCCGAGCTTATCGTGGAGGCCGCACGTTTCTACGCCAAGGCGCACCCCTCCACCATCCAGTGGGGCCTTGCGGTGGACATGTCCAAGATCGGCACCCCTACGGCCCATGCCATCGCGTGTTTGGCCGGCATCACGGGCAACATCGACAACCCCGGCGGCAACATCCTCATCGACCAGGCCTGCGGCCTGGAGTTCGGCTACAACTCCGGCATCGAGTACCTGAAGGAGGGCATGGTCGAGAAGCGCCTGGGCAACTCCAAGTACAACCTGAAGAAGTACGGCTTCACGGCGTCGTCGCAGTCCGACTGCATCCTCGTGGCATGCGAGACCGGCCTCGACGAGAAGGGCGATCCGCGCCCGGTGAACATGCTGTGGATCCAGTCCTCCAACCCCATCACGAACATGGGCCAGGACGCCCCGCGCATCTACCGCGCCATGAAGAACGTCCCGTTCATCTGCGTGGTCGACCTGTTCAAGACCCCGTTCGCCGTAGCATGCGCCGACCTCCTGCTGCCCTGCGCCATGTCCAACGAGCGCGACTGCATCCGCGTGTGGTTCGATCCGGTCCGCTCGCTCACGAAGTGCTCCAGCTTCTACGAGGCGAAGGAGGACGAGCAGATCATGATCGATCTGGGCCACCGCCTCAATCCCGATGCGTGGCCGGAGTGGGTCAAGGAGCCCCGCGACTACATGAACTGGCGCCTGCAGGTGGGCAATTGCGGCTTCACCATGGAGGAGCTGGAGAACGAGCATGCGGGCATGATCTACAACGACTTCCGCTACTACAAGTACGAGAAGGGCCTGCTGCGCCCCGACGGCCAGCCCGGCTTCATGACGCCCACGGGCCGCTACGAGTTCTACATCAGCCTGTTCGACAGCTGGGGCGTGGACGCGCTGCCGTACTACGAGGAGCCGCCCACCAGCCCCGTGGCAACGCCGGAGCTCGCCGAGGAGTACCCGCTCGTGCTCACCACGGGCAAGCGCTCCTTCGAGTTCTTCCACTCCGAGTGGCGCCAGGCGAACACCACCTCGCGCGAGCTGCACCCGGTGCCGTACTTCGACATCCACCCCGACACGGCGGCGAAGTACGGGCTGCACGAGGGCGAGTGGGCCTGGATCGAGAACCAGATGGGCAAGTGCCGCCAGGTCGTGCGCCTGAACGCCACGCTCGATGAGCGCGTGGTGTCCACCGAGCACGGCTGGTGGTTCCCCGAGCAGGAGGCGGCCGAGCCGAGCCTGTTCGGCGTGTTCGACTGCAACCCGAACAACCTCATTCCCATGTGCGAGAACGGCGACAGCGGCTACGGCGCGCCCATCAAGTGCGGCATGGCGAAGGTGTACCCCTGCACGCCCGAGAACAGCGCGCCCGAGGACCAGCCCACCTACCAGGTGACGGCCACGAACGGCTACACGCACGGCCCGTCGCACAAGAGCGACACGCCGAGCTTCTACGACCAGAACAAGTAA
- a CDS encoding CynX/NimT family MFS transporter, which produces MGEKSKTGNAWVNFILIFVMGAIFAIGFFKVPPAMGSLMEYFQCGLGEAGWFMSACSVAGTVIAFATGAIQTKIGPKGMLIAALVCMALDSLVGVLAPNVEVFIASRFIGGLGNGFLATAGPTLIALLFKDPAKRGLPNSIWACWTAAGSLIMLNSYAFILGATGSWQGVWWVCLAIVVVGLVLTVFGIHVDHAEEMQMVAAGGDVKPWAGLTSLNSWLLVIVFACFAFIFSVWSAMAPTYLQTPLVGMDMAAANSVSSITTVTGIVGSLIIGVVLTKVRNQPLVLVGTMVLCTVAGVIQFVFTGQAAIIVVAVLVGLFTNIVPPALFSNAQWAAKTPAGVALVMAALPIGSNFGGIPAAPIAGAIVESTGSWAMVAVPLGIVGAVGLVCAVVFMARCGKYAVGAAKAEDAQ; this is translated from the coding sequence ATGGGAGAGAAAAGCAAGACCGGCAACGCCTGGGTGAACTTCATCCTCATCTTCGTCATGGGGGCCATCTTCGCCATCGGGTTCTTCAAGGTGCCGCCCGCCATGGGCAGCCTCATGGAGTACTTCCAGTGCGGCCTGGGCGAGGCGGGCTGGTTCATGTCGGCGTGCTCCGTGGCCGGCACCGTCATCGCGTTCGCAACCGGCGCCATCCAGACGAAGATCGGGCCGAAGGGCATGCTCATCGCCGCGCTGGTGTGCATGGCGCTCGACTCGCTCGTGGGCGTGCTCGCCCCGAACGTCGAGGTGTTCATCGCATCGCGCTTCATCGGCGGCCTGGGCAACGGCTTTCTGGCCACGGCCGGCCCCACGCTCATCGCGCTCTTGTTCAAGGATCCCGCCAAGCGCGGCCTGCCGAACTCCATCTGGGCCTGCTGGACGGCGGCCGGATCGCTCATCATGCTGAACTCCTATGCGTTCATCTTGGGCGCCACCGGCAGCTGGCAGGGCGTGTGGTGGGTGTGCCTGGCCATCGTGGTGGTTGGCCTCGTGCTCACCGTGTTCGGCATCCACGTCGACCATGCCGAGGAGATGCAGATGGTGGCCGCCGGCGGCGACGTCAAGCCGTGGGCCGGCCTCACGTCCCTGAACTCGTGGCTGCTCGTGATCGTGTTCGCCTGCTTCGCGTTCATCTTCTCGGTATGGTCGGCCATGGCGCCCACCTACCTGCAGACGCCGCTCGTGGGCATGGACATGGCCGCTGCGAACTCCGTGTCGTCCATCACCACCGTCACCGGCATCGTGGGCTCGCTCATCATCGGCGTGGTGCTCACGAAGGTGAGGAACCAGCCGCTCGTGCTCGTGGGCACCATGGTGCTCTGCACCGTGGCCGGCGTGATCCAGTTCGTGTTCACCGGCCAGGCGGCGATCATCGTGGTGGCCGTGCTCGTGGGCCTGTTCACGAACATCGTGCCGCCCGCGCTGTTCTCGAACGCGCAGTGGGCCGCGAAGACCCCGGCCGGCGTGGCGCTGGTCATGGCCGCGCTGCCCATCGGCTCGAACTTCGGCGGCATCCCCGCCGCCCCCATCGCCGGCGCCATCGTGGAGTCCACGGGCAGCTGGGCCATGGTGGCCGTGCCGCTGGGCATCGTGGGCGCCGTCGGACTGGTGTGCGCCGTCGTGTTCATGGCACGCTGCGGCAAGTACGCGGTGGGCGCCGCGAAGGCCGAGGACGCGCAGTAG
- a CDS encoding PucR family transcriptional regulator, protein MKLSLHTIEHELGAAVAGSSIASDACEPALEYPALFNESEHRLFEHIAYVASSDDIDASKEKIRRQLSRNPHLTLAFICLGEPPAFCLEAKNCDVLWVDDRQNESRAFNAVQEAFQRFNAWERELGMIVEQGGELPGLVNASLKVFKNDICITDPFSRVLAHRVFRNVRFPREQTDLIKEGAYLPKGMLFDGVRDEQDGENFTSPLPTFSTMQAFDCTVLRSTIGLSPEYAIVLSIHPNFQPVGKKDCAPALTLASAIERLYRASSATGGSRPFINAHSSLKSLILGRQVSDADLVQSAIAQGWSQDADEYQCLCIDFASSLQVQDCCFMRPYAAVCSRLQATFDCVAFVVENRIVAALNRSRMGMEDDRLANDLGRFAEDHHLIIGSSAPYLGLRNLRDSYRQAFAALRMGYVGGSEELVPFPAHALEIGMNFIMKEMAPERFCPKELLELAQQDHDLFVALKTYLLSNCNSSEAGKRLSLQRNSFVYRLEKARRLLGLDLDDPDTRLLLLISFKLIDLYGLSNIEPLAQPRS, encoded by the coding sequence ATGAAGCTAAGCCTTCACACCATCGAGCACGAGCTGGGAGCTGCGGTCGCAGGTTCGAGCATCGCGTCGGACGCCTGCGAGCCAGCACTCGAGTACCCGGCCCTCTTCAACGAGAGCGAGCACCGACTCTTCGAGCACATCGCGTACGTGGCCTCGTCGGACGATATCGACGCGTCGAAGGAGAAGATCAGGCGCCAGCTGAGTCGCAACCCCCATCTCACCCTTGCGTTCATATGCCTGGGCGAACCGCCGGCGTTCTGCCTCGAGGCGAAAAACTGCGATGTCCTCTGGGTCGACGACAGGCAAAACGAGAGCAGGGCGTTCAACGCCGTCCAAGAGGCGTTCCAGAGGTTCAATGCCTGGGAGCGCGAGCTCGGCATGATCGTGGAGCAGGGCGGCGAGCTGCCTGGGCTCGTGAACGCGAGCCTGAAGGTATTCAAGAACGACATTTGCATCACCGACCCGTTCAGCCGTGTGCTCGCGCATCGCGTGTTCCGAAATGTCCGTTTCCCTCGCGAGCAGACCGACCTCATAAAGGAGGGAGCGTACCTTCCGAAGGGCATGCTCTTCGACGGCGTACGCGACGAGCAGGACGGCGAGAACTTCACCTCCCCGCTTCCCACCTTCTCCACCATGCAGGCGTTCGACTGCACGGTGCTCCGGTCGACCATCGGGCTGTCGCCCGAGTACGCCATCGTGTTGTCCATCCATCCCAACTTCCAACCGGTCGGCAAGAAGGACTGCGCCCCGGCGCTCACGCTGGCGTCCGCCATAGAGAGGCTCTACCGGGCGAGCAGCGCAACCGGTGGAAGCCGGCCGTTCATCAACGCGCATTCCTCGCTGAAGTCGCTCATCTTGGGCCGCCAAGTCTCCGACGCCGACCTCGTACAGAGCGCGATAGCGCAGGGATGGAGCCAGGATGCCGACGAGTACCAGTGCCTCTGCATCGATTTCGCCTCTTCCCTGCAGGTTCAGGACTGCTGCTTCATGCGACCCTACGCCGCGGTGTGCAGCCGGCTGCAAGCCACGTTCGACTGCGTCGCCTTCGTCGTGGAGAACCGCATAGTCGCTGCGCTGAACCGTTCGCGCATGGGGATGGAGGACGATCGGCTCGCCAACGACCTCGGACGCTTCGCCGAGGACCATCACCTTATCATCGGCTCGAGCGCTCCTTACCTTGGTCTGCGCAACCTGCGCGACAGCTACCGCCAGGCATTCGCCGCCCTGCGCATGGGCTACGTGGGCGGCAGCGAAGAACTCGTGCCCTTCCCTGCCCATGCACTGGAAATAGGCATGAACTTCATCATGAAGGAGATGGCGCCCGAGCGCTTCTGCCCGAAGGAGCTGCTCGAGCTCGCCCAGCAAGACCATGACCTGTTCGTCGCGCTCAAAACGTACCTGCTGTCGAACTGCAATTCAAGCGAGGCAGGCAAGCGCCTCTCCCTGCAGCGCAACAGCTTCGTCTACCGCTTGGAGAAAGCCCGCAGGCTGCTGGGACTCGACTTGGATGATCCCGACACACGACTCTTGCTGCTTATATCGTTCAAGCTCATCGACCTGTATGGCCTGTCCAACATCGAGCCCCTCGCGCAACCGAGGAGCTGA
- a CDS encoding FKBP-type peptidyl-prolyl cis-trans isomerase, producing MMTSYGKTARVRYRGTLADGTVFDSTEGKEPLEFVVGSGEVIHGFDEAVASMEVGESRHVVMPACDAFGERIEEKVELAPMYAIPNAKDIEVGRLFYFVTEEGLRFPAKVLEVREGMARVDFNHPLAGKELAFDIELVGERE from the coding sequence ATGATGACGAGCTATGGCAAGACCGCTCGGGTCCGCTACCGCGGCACGCTGGCGGACGGGACGGTGTTCGACAGCACCGAGGGCAAGGAACCACTGGAGTTCGTCGTGGGCTCGGGTGAGGTCATCCATGGGTTCGACGAGGCTGTGGCGTCCATGGAGGTGGGCGAGTCCCGGCACGTCGTCATGCCCGCATGCGATGCCTTCGGGGAGCGCATCGAGGAGAAAGTGGAGCTGGCGCCTATGTACGCCATTCCCAACGCGAAGGACATCGAGGTGGGCAGGCTCTTCTATTTCGTCACCGAAGAGGGGCTGCGCTTTCCGGCCAAAGTGCTCGAGGTGCGCGAGGGCATGGCGCGCGTCGACTTCAACCATCCGCTGGCCGGCAAGGAGCTGGCGTTCGACATCGAGCTTGTGGGCGAGCGGGAATGA
- a CDS encoding oxidoreductase, translated as MADDKAYGLLINYEFCTGCHSCEVSCQMEHGLPVDRWGIKIQKIGPWQIDGDAYQYDFVPVPTDQCNLCAERTAKGKKPLCVKHCQSLAMRYGPVDELVRNFDGSTKFAVFVPKAGTVC; from the coding sequence ATGGCTGACGACAAGGCATACGGCCTGCTGATCAACTACGAGTTCTGCACGGGCTGCCATTCGTGCGAGGTTTCGTGCCAGATGGAGCACGGCTTGCCGGTCGACCGCTGGGGAATCAAGATACAGAAGATCGGACCTTGGCAGATCGACGGTGATGCGTACCAGTACGATTTCGTCCCGGTGCCCACCGACCAGTGCAACCTGTGCGCCGAGCGCACCGCCAAGGGCAAGAAGCCGTTGTGCGTGAAGCACTGTCAGAGCCTTGCCATGCGCTATGGCCCCGTCGACGAGCTCGTGCGCAACTTCGATGGTTCGACCAAGTTCGCCGTCTTCGTGCCGAAGGCGGGCACGGTCTGCTAG
- a CDS encoding molybdopterin-dependent oxidoreductase, producing MVKRIDMEVEQGGTNEVRPDFFREPPVKYTGGDLPWQWEEDGLVATRTGAWAAPGCHDGCGVIVYTDKETGAFVKVEGDEESPYYQGRLCARCIALKEAVYHPDRVLYPMRRDPRDRGKADKWERITWDEAYALIKEKFDAIKAESGAKAVVFHLGTGRGTAPYMTRLQYAFGSVQYAYMLSGNSCYVPRVGASNVLMGTYTVPDCSQNHYDRYDHEGWVPPKNIFIWGNNPLVSNADGNLGHWIVDCMKRGSKLVVIDPKLTWLAARADLWLQIRCGTDAALALAMGKFIVEEDLYDHEFVERWCYGFEEYYEATRGWTLERAAEVTWLPEDKIAQAARMMAEKPTAVQWGLALDMTMECLAGSAAVIDLWSITGQIDIPGGMVTVHQPFNIQTWNPPDPAECLTPEEQRQRIGGEDFPALKYSGVVLTQADMTVDQMLTSRPYKIRANWIQSTNPLSCTAQEPNTRMEQAYKNAEFNVMVDPFMTPTAQACCDVFLPVCMYPERNGIRSIYYHVQTTNKACEALGESKSDMEICWELGRQWNAEMWPGETLEEFFTFTMKETGMTFEEARAENWIYPEYHYEKFRTGEQRPDGKPGFNTPTGRIELYSTLFGQWGQRPVPHYAEPPYSPNQVPERFDKDDYLSRYPLIMTTGARQWASFHSEHRQIPHLRALHPNPEFEIAPETAEEYGIGQGDWCWIENHLGRVQLKANVSPVLDPSTISLDHAWWFPEKNPEDEGGGCYGTYLSNPNVIVEAGCGESGFGNNCKSHMCRVRKCAPDEAIGDTDMDEIAKRFAMNEELV from the coding sequence ATGGTAAAACGCATCGACATGGAAGTCGAGCAGGGTGGGACCAACGAGGTGCGCCCTGACTTCTTCCGCGAGCCTCCGGTCAAGTACACCGGGGGCGACCTGCCTTGGCAGTGGGAGGAGGACGGCCTGGTAGCCACGCGCACGGGGGCGTGGGCGGCACCCGGTTGCCATGATGGCTGCGGCGTCATCGTCTATACCGACAAGGAGACCGGCGCGTTCGTCAAGGTGGAAGGCGACGAGGAGAGCCCCTATTACCAAGGCCGCCTCTGCGCTCGCTGCATCGCGCTCAAGGAGGCCGTGTACCACCCGGATCGCGTGCTCTACCCCATGCGACGCGACCCGCGGGACCGCGGAAAGGCCGACAAGTGGGAGCGCATCACCTGGGACGAGGCCTACGCCCTCATCAAGGAGAAGTTCGATGCCATCAAGGCCGAGTCTGGCGCAAAGGCCGTCGTGTTCCATTTGGGCACCGGCCGCGGAACCGCGCCCTACATGACGCGCCTGCAGTACGCGTTCGGCTCCGTTCAGTACGCCTACATGCTGTCGGGCAACAGCTGCTACGTGCCGCGCGTGGGCGCTTCCAACGTGCTCATGGGGACCTATACGGTTCCCGACTGCTCGCAGAACCACTACGACCGTTACGACCACGAAGGCTGGGTGCCGCCCAAGAACATATTCATCTGGGGCAACAACCCGCTCGTGTCAAACGCCGACGGCAACCTGGGCCATTGGATCGTGGACTGCATGAAGCGCGGCAGCAAGCTCGTGGTCATCGATCCCAAGCTCACGTGGCTCGCCGCACGCGCCGACCTCTGGCTGCAGATCCGATGCGGCACCGATGCCGCGCTCGCGCTCGCCATGGGGAAGTTCATCGTGGAGGAGGACCTCTACGACCACGAGTTCGTGGAGCGGTGGTGCTACGGCTTCGAGGAGTACTACGAGGCGACGCGCGGATGGACGCTCGAGCGCGCGGCGGAGGTCACGTGGCTGCCCGAGGATAAGATCGCCCAAGCCGCGCGCATGATGGCCGAGAAGCCCACGGCCGTGCAGTGGGGCCTTGCGCTCGACATGACCATGGAGTGCCTTGCCGGGTCGGCCGCCGTCATCGACCTGTGGTCCATCACCGGGCAGATCGACATCCCCGGCGGCATGGTGACGGTGCACCAGCCCTTCAATATCCAAACGTGGAACCCTCCCGATCCGGCCGAGTGCCTGACACCCGAAGAGCAGCGGCAGCGTATCGGAGGCGAGGATTTCCCCGCGCTGAAGTATTCCGGCGTGGTGCTCACGCAAGCTGACATGACGGTCGACCAGATGCTCACGAGCCGTCCCTACAAGATCCGCGCCAACTGGATACAATCCACGAATCCGCTCTCCTGCACGGCGCAGGAGCCGAACACGCGCATGGAGCAGGCTTACAAGAACGCAGAGTTCAATGTCATGGTCGATCCGTTCATGACCCCGACTGCCCAGGCGTGCTGCGACGTGTTCCTGCCCGTATGCATGTATCCCGAGCGCAACGGCATACGCTCGATCTACTACCACGTGCAGACCACGAACAAGGCCTGCGAGGCGCTTGGTGAGAGCAAGTCCGACATGGAGATTTGCTGGGAGCTCGGACGCCAATGGAATGCCGAGATGTGGCCGGGCGAGACGCTCGAGGAGTTCTTCACCTTCACCATGAAGGAAACGGGCATGACATTCGAGGAGGCGCGTGCCGAGAACTGGATCTATCCCGAGTACCATTACGAGAAGTTCCGCACGGGCGAGCAGCGCCCCGATGGAAAGCCCGGGTTCAACACGCCCACCGGCCGCATTGAGCTGTACTCGACGCTCTTCGGGCAATGGGGGCAGCGTCCGGTCCCGCACTACGCCGAGCCACCCTACAGTCCCAACCAGGTGCCCGAGCGTTTCGACAAGGACGACTACCTTTCCCGTTATCCGCTCATCATGACCACGGGCGCGCGCCAATGGGCCTCGTTCCATTCGGAGCACCGCCAGATCCCGCATCTGCGCGCACTGCATCCGAACCCTGAGTTCGAGATAGCGCCCGAGACTGCCGAGGAGTACGGCATCGGGCAGGGCGACTGGTGCTGGATCGAGAACCATCTAGGGCGCGTGCAGCTCAAGGCCAACGTCTCGCCCGTGCTCGACCCGTCTACCATCTCGCTCGACCACGCATGGTGGTTCCCCGAGAAGAACCCCGAGGACGAGGGCGGCGGTTGCTACGGCACGTACCTCTCCAACCCGAACGTCATCGTGGAGGCGGGTTGCGGGGAGAGCGGGTTTGGAAACAACTGCAAGTCGCATATGTGCCGCGTGCGCAAATGCGCGCCGGACGAGGCTATTGGCGATACCGACATGGACGAGATCGCGAAGCGTTTCGCGATGAACGAGGAGCTGGTGTAA